A stretch of the SAR86 cluster bacterium genome encodes the following:
- the rplL gene encoding 50S ribosomal protein L7/L12 → MALSKEEILDAIAEMSVIDIVDLIEAMEEKFGVSAAAPVAAAAPAAAAGGDAGGEAEADDAPVDIHLSEVGDKKVDVIKAVRAITGLGLKDAKAMVDEAPSVIKEGVNKAEADEHAKALQDAGATVELK, encoded by the coding sequence ATGGCACTAAGTAAAGAAGAGATATTAGACGCTATAGCCGAAATGAGCGTCATAGACATTGTTGATCTTATAGAAGCAATGGAAGAGAAATTTGGGGTATCTGCAGCAGCTCCTGTAGCAGCGGCAGCTCCAGCAGCGGCAGCTGGAGGTGATGCAGGTGGAGAAGCGGAAGCAGATGATGCTCCAGTTGATATTCACCTATCCGAAGTTGGCGATAAGAAAGTAGATGTAATAAAAGCAGTTAGAGCTATTACTGGTTTAGGTCTTAAAGATGCAAAAGCTATGGTCGATGAAGCTCCTTCAGTTATAAAAGAAGGTGTAAATAAAGCTGAAGCTGACGAGCATGCAAAAGCATTACAAGATGCTGGTGCAACTGTTGAATTAAAATAA
- the rpoC gene encoding DNA-directed RNA polymerase subunit beta', translating to MKDLVDLLKTQGHGVEYNSIRAGLASPQQIRSWSYGEVKKPETINYRTFKPERDGLFCAKIFGPIKDYECICGKYKRMKHRGVVCEKCGVEVTLSKVRRERMGHIELAAPVAHIWFLKSLPSRLALALDLTLKDLERVLYFESFIVTEPGMTDLEVGQLLTDEEYYEALETWGDEFEAGMGAESIQTLLKELDLEASINDIQEEMPLTKSEAKLKKYAKRLKLLKSFNESGNRPEWMILEVLPILPPDLRPLVPLEGGRFATSDLNDLYRRVINRNNRLKRLLDLNAPDIITRNEKRMLQESVDALLDNGRRGRAVTGSNKRPLKSLADMIKGKQGRFRQNLLGKRVDYSGRSVIVVGPTLKLHQCGLPKKMALELFKPFVFGKLQQLELANTIKLAKRMVDREEPEVWDILDEVIREHPVMLNRAPTLHRLGIQAFEPVLVEGKAIQLHPLVCKAYNADFDGDQMAVHVPLTLEAQLECRALMMATNNILSPSNGKPIIDPSQDVVLGLYYMSREKINDLGEGRVMSSPDEVNRAYYSGTVGLQAKIKVRLKPNKLDDEPSQIVETTTGRTLLYELLPEGMSFDLVNKTLDSKQISSLIDFVYRKAGLKSTVIFADRLMYMGYEFSTKSGSSIGIDDFVIPDDKQKIVSEAEQEVKDIESQFASGLVTKGEKYNKAIDIWTRANEMIAKSMMDNISQEEVQDSEGEKILSDSFNSVFMYADSGSRGSPAQIRQLAGMRGLLAKPDGSIIETPVTSNFREGLTAQEYFISTHGARKGLADTALKTANSGYLTRRLVDVAQDMVVSEEDCGTENGILMRPIIDGGQVLVPLGDRVLGRTVAIDVMSQDGKDVLLKKGTLIDEDIVDSLDEKNIYEIKVRSAIHCETIHGICAKCYGRDLGRGHKVDIGESVGIVAAQSIGEPGTQLTMRTFHIGGAASGTSAEDNIETNFPGKVVYNTRTVKKKDGTFITLAQSSQINVIDDKGMVVESHKVPYGTILNYSSDSKVEAGDVLAKWDPLTRPVVAEIAGKAKFVDIEDGITARVKQDDVTGLSNIEIIDVTERPKGEAQDKRPAIHIVDGRGREKTLPDSEAPAVYTLPGNAFLQLTDGQDIEVGGVIARISQASTKTKDITGGLPRVADLFEARKPKEQAILAQESGIVSWGKPTKGKERLIITDEDGNENATLIPKTRHINVFEGERVEKGDIVSDGAMSPHDILALRGLEELTEYIVDGIQEVYRLQGVSINDKHIEVILNQMLRKVVITDPGDSELILGEQAEFSKVREINLSLREAKKAEIKFDRILLGITKASLATESFISAASFQETTRVLTEAATTGRVDHLRGLKENVVVGRLIPAGSGLAKLNSEVENIEEEFEIDLEKALSDALNEAD from the coding sequence TTGAAAGATTTAGTAGATTTATTAAAAACACAAGGCCACGGAGTTGAATACAATTCAATCAGAGCTGGCTTGGCTTCACCTCAGCAAATCAGGTCTTGGTCTTACGGAGAAGTTAAAAAACCAGAAACCATTAATTATAGAACCTTTAAGCCTGAGAGGGATGGTCTATTCTGCGCCAAAATTTTTGGACCTATCAAAGATTACGAATGCATATGCGGTAAGTATAAAAGAATGAAGCACAGAGGAGTTGTGTGCGAGAAATGTGGTGTCGAGGTCACACTTTCAAAGGTAAGAAGAGAAAGAATGGGTCATATAGAATTGGCCGCGCCGGTAGCTCACATATGGTTTTTAAAGTCATTACCTTCAAGGCTTGCTTTGGCATTAGATTTAACATTAAAAGACTTAGAGAGAGTTTTATACTTTGAATCATTCATAGTAACTGAACCAGGAATGACAGATTTAGAAGTAGGACAGCTTCTTACAGATGAAGAATACTATGAAGCTTTAGAGACTTGGGGTGATGAGTTTGAAGCAGGAATGGGCGCGGAATCTATCCAAACTTTATTGAAAGAATTGGATCTAGAGGCTTCTATCAATGATATCCAAGAGGAAATGCCTTTAACTAAGTCAGAAGCAAAGCTTAAGAAGTATGCAAAGAGATTAAAATTACTTAAATCATTCAATGAATCAGGTAATAGACCAGAGTGGATGATTTTAGAAGTTCTCCCCATATTGCCACCTGATTTGAGACCCCTAGTGCCTTTAGAAGGAGGAAGATTTGCTACATCAGACTTAAATGATTTATACAGAAGAGTAATAAATAGAAATAATCGATTGAAGCGACTTCTAGATCTAAACGCTCCAGATATCATTACAAGAAATGAAAAAAGAATGTTGCAGGAGTCAGTCGACGCACTATTGGATAATGGAAGAAGAGGAAGAGCTGTAACTGGTTCTAATAAGAGACCTTTAAAATCTCTTGCAGATATGATCAAAGGTAAACAAGGACGGTTCAGACAAAACCTTCTTGGCAAGAGAGTGGATTATTCAGGGCGTTCAGTCATAGTAGTAGGTCCTACCCTTAAATTACATCAATGTGGGTTGCCTAAGAAAATGGCTCTTGAGCTTTTCAAGCCATTTGTGTTTGGGAAACTTCAGCAATTAGAATTAGCTAATACAATTAAACTTGCCAAACGTATGGTGGATAGAGAGGAACCTGAAGTTTGGGATATTTTAGACGAAGTTATAAGAGAACATCCCGTCATGCTAAATCGTGCACCAACTTTGCATAGATTAGGTATTCAAGCTTTTGAACCAGTTCTAGTAGAAGGTAAGGCCATTCAACTTCACCCATTAGTTTGTAAGGCATACAACGCAGACTTTGATGGAGATCAAATGGCTGTTCATGTACCTTTAACATTAGAGGCACAGCTTGAGTGTAGAGCTTTGATGATGGCTACAAATAATATACTCTCACCGTCGAATGGTAAGCCCATCATCGATCCTTCACAAGATGTAGTTCTAGGTCTCTATTACATGTCCAGAGAAAAGATCAATGATCTGGGCGAGGGAAGGGTCATGTCTTCACCGGATGAGGTAAATAGAGCTTATTATTCTGGAACCGTTGGTCTTCAAGCTAAGATCAAGGTTAGATTAAAACCTAATAAACTAGATGATGAACCTTCTCAGATAGTAGAAACAACTACTGGAAGAACTCTTCTCTACGAACTTCTACCTGAGGGAATGTCCTTTGATCTTGTAAACAAAACATTGGATAGCAAGCAAATTTCTTCATTAATCGATTTTGTGTATAGAAAAGCTGGTTTAAAAAGTACAGTTATTTTCGCTGATAGACTGATGTACATGGGCTATGAATTTTCAACTAAATCAGGCTCTTCTATTGGAATAGATGATTTCGTTATTCCTGACGACAAACAAAAAATAGTTAGTGAGGCCGAACAGGAAGTTAAAGATATTGAGTCGCAGTTTGCTTCAGGACTTGTCACAAAAGGCGAAAAATATAATAAAGCAATAGATATATGGACAAGAGCAAATGAAATGATTGCTAAGTCTATGATGGACAATATTTCTCAAGAGGAAGTTCAAGATTCAGAGGGTGAGAAAATTCTTTCTGATTCATTTAACTCAGTCTTTATGTATGCAGACTCTGGTTCTAGAGGTTCACCAGCTCAAATAAGACAATTAGCTGGAATGAGAGGTTTACTTGCTAAACCTGATGGATCGATAATTGAGACGCCTGTGACCTCTAACTTCAGGGAAGGTCTGACTGCTCAAGAATATTTTATTTCAACTCATGGTGCTAGAAAAGGTCTTGCTGATACAGCTCTCAAAACAGCTAACTCTGGATATTTAACCAGACGTTTAGTTGATGTAGCTCAAGATATGGTTGTTAGTGAAGAAGACTGTGGAACTGAGAATGGTATATTAATGAGACCTATAATCGACGGAGGTCAAGTTCTTGTGCCTCTTGGGGACAGAGTACTTGGAAGAACTGTTGCTATCGATGTGATGTCACAAGATGGTAAAGATGTTCTTTTAAAGAAAGGAACTTTAATTGATGAAGATATCGTCGATAGCTTGGATGAAAAAAATATCTACGAAATTAAAGTAAGGTCTGCTATTCACTGCGAAACAATTCATGGTATATGTGCAAAATGTTACGGACGAGATCTTGGAAGAGGTCATAAAGTTGATATTGGCGAGTCAGTCGGAATCGTTGCAGCGCAATCAATTGGAGAGCCAGGCACTCAGCTTACTATGAGGACATTTCATATAGGAGGAGCAGCCTCCGGGACTTCAGCTGAAGACAATATTGAAACTAATTTTCCTGGAAAAGTTGTCTACAACACTAGAACTGTCAAGAAGAAGGACGGTACTTTTATTACTTTAGCTCAGTCTTCCCAAATAAATGTTATTGATGATAAAGGCATGGTAGTGGAAAGTCATAAAGTCCCCTACGGTACAATATTAAATTATTCTTCTGACAGCAAAGTCGAGGCTGGCGATGTGCTAGCTAAATGGGATCCGCTTACAAGACCTGTTGTTGCAGAAATCGCTGGCAAGGCAAAATTTGTCGATATAGAAGATGGAATTACTGCAAGAGTAAAACAAGACGATGTAACTGGATTGAGTAATATTGAAATTATAGATGTTACAGAAAGACCTAAAGGAGAAGCCCAGGATAAACGTCCTGCAATACACATAGTTGATGGTAGAGGTAGAGAAAAGACTCTCCCAGATTCTGAAGCTCCTGCTGTTTATACTTTACCTGGCAATGCATTTTTACAACTTACAGATGGTCAAGATATTGAAGTTGGTGGAGTTATAGCAAGAATATCTCAGGCATCCACTAAAACAAAAGACATCACAGGTGGTCTTCCTAGAGTTGCAGATCTATTTGAAGCTAGAAAGCCAAAAGAACAGGCAATTTTAGCCCAAGAGTCTGGAATCGTATCTTGGGGTAAACCAACCAAAGGTAAAGAGAGATTAATCATTACTGATGAAGATGGAAACGAAAACGCCACTCTTATACCTAAAACGAGGCATATAAATGTCTTTGAAGGTGAAAGAGTTGAAAAAGGAGATATAGTTTCTGACGGAGCAATGAGCCCACACGATATTCTAGCCTTAAGAGGGCTTGAAGAGCTCACAGAATACATTGTAGATGGTATTCAAGAAGTTTACAGACTACAAGGGGTCAGTATCAACGATAAACATATAGAGGTGATATTAAATCAAATGCTCAGAAAAGTTGTGATAACAGATCCTGGTGATTCTGAATTAATCCTTGGTGAACAAGCAGAATTTTCCAAAGTAAGAGAGATTAACTTATCGCTAAGAGAAGCAAAAAAAGCTGAAATAAAATTTGATAGAATTCTTCTTGGAATTACAAAAGCTTCACTTGCTACTGAATCATTTATTTCAGCTGCATCTTTCCAAGAAACTACAAGAGTACTTACAGAAGCAGCCACTACAGGAAGAGTTGATCATTTAAGAGGTCTAAAAGAGAACGTTGTTGTAGGAAGGTTAATTCCTGCTGGTTCCGGTCTAGCAAAGCTGAACTCTGAAGTTGAAAATATTGAAGAAGAATTCGAGATAGATCTTGAAAAAGCTCTAAGCGACGCTCTCAATGAAGCTGACTAA
- the rplK gene encoding 50S ribosomal protein L11 codes for MAKEIETYVKLQVPAGQASPSPPVGPALGQHGLPLMDFCNAFNARTKDLEQGLPCPVVITVYEDKSFDFIIKTTPASVLIKKAAGIKSGSGTPNSVKVGKVTRAQLEEIAKIKDPDLTAADMDAAVRTLSGSARSAGIEVEG; via the coding sequence ATGGCAAAAGAAATAGAAACGTATGTAAAACTCCAAGTCCCCGCTGGTCAAGCTTCACCAAGTCCACCTGTCGGTCCTGCATTAGGCCAACATGGTCTACCTCTTATGGATTTCTGCAATGCATTTAATGCAAGAACTAAAGATTTAGAACAAGGATTACCTTGCCCTGTAGTTATAACAGTTTATGAAGATAAGAGTTTCGACTTTATTATCAAGACTACACCAGCATCAGTACTTATCAAAAAAGCTGCAGGTATTAAATCAGGAAGCGGAACTCCAAATAGTGTAAAAGTTGGAAAGGTAACAAGAGCGCAATTAGAAGAAATTGCAAAAATAAAAGATCCAGATCTTACTGCTGCTGATATGGATGCCGCTGTAAGAACATTATCTGGGAGCGCCAGAAGCGCTGGCATAGAAGTAGAAGGTTAA
- the rplJ gene encoding 50S ribosomal protein L10 — protein sequence MPMRIDDKKVAVDELKDIANTATSAVAADYHGASVTELTKLRKDARENSVHLKIIRNTLAKRALIDTKYSCFEDLLVGPTMLAFSLEDPTSAAKLVNDFTKINSKFAVKGISLGDSLLELSKLSALANMPSREQALSQLAGLLNAPINQFVNILNQVPSKLVRTLQAVKEQKESA from the coding sequence ATGCCAATGCGCATTGATGACAAGAAAGTTGCTGTCGACGAGCTGAAAGATATAGCTAATACGGCAACTTCAGCTGTAGCTGCAGATTATCATGGTGCATCCGTTACTGAGTTAACTAAACTTAGAAAAGATGCTCGAGAGAACTCAGTTCATCTGAAGATTATTCGAAATACTCTTGCAAAAAGAGCTTTAATTGATACAAAATATTCTTGTTTTGAAGACTTGTTAGTAGGCCCAACTATGTTGGCTTTCTCACTAGAGGATCCAACAAGTGCAGCTAAACTAGTTAATGACTTCACAAAGATCAATAGTAAATTTGCAGTAAAAGGAATTTCCCTAGGGGATTCTTTATTAGAGCTTTCAAAGCTCTCTGCATTAGCGAATATGCCTTCTAGAGAACAGGCTCTAAGCCAATTAGCAGGTCTATTAAATGCACCTATTAATCAATTCGTAAATATTCTTAATCAAGTACCTTCTAAACTTGTCAGAACCTTACAAGCAGTGAAAGAACAAAAAGAATCGGCATAA
- the nusG gene encoding transcription termination/antitermination protein NusG codes for MEKQWYVIHAYSGYETKVREALIERIERLGMDDLFGEIMVPSEEVVEMKGGQERKTQRKFFPGYVLVNMELNDDSWHLVKDTPRVMGFIGGTKDKPSPLSNVEAQGIIQQLEQGSDITKPKVSFEPGEMVRVVDGPFNDFSGVVEEVNYEKSKVRVAVLIFGRSTPVELQFNQIEKG; via the coding sequence ATGGAAAAACAGTGGTACGTAATACATGCTTATTCTGGATATGAGACTAAAGTGAGAGAAGCTTTAATTGAGAGAATTGAAAGACTGGGAATGGATGATTTATTTGGAGAGATAATGGTCCCATCTGAAGAAGTCGTTGAAATGAAAGGTGGTCAAGAGAGGAAAACTCAAAGGAAATTTTTCCCTGGTTACGTTTTGGTAAATATGGAACTAAACGATGATAGCTGGCACCTCGTCAAAGATACTCCACGTGTCATGGGATTCATAGGAGGTACGAAAGATAAACCATCTCCACTTTCAAATGTCGAAGCGCAAGGAATTATTCAACAACTTGAACAGGGATCAGACATCACCAAACCGAAAGTTTCTTTCGAACCGGGTGAAATGGTAAGAGTAGTCGATGGACCTTTTAATGACTTCAGTGGAGTTGTTGAAGAAGTTAATTACGAAAAAAGTAAGGTTAGAGTCGCTGTATTGATTTTTGGTCGATCAACACCTGTTGAATTGCAATTCAATCAAATTGAGAAAGGATAA
- the rpoB gene encoding DNA-directed RNA polymerase subunit beta: MSFSYTEKKRVRRSFEKISSVMELPNLLATQIQSYDAFLQRYVDNEKRLNAGLEQVLNSIFPIESHNGFARMEYSGYTLGEPIFNERECKLKGITYEISLHINCDLFFIDKDSGKLKEGKSQSVYMGTVPLMTDHGTFIINGTERVVVSQLHRSPGLFFDHDKGKGHSSGKVLYGARVIPYRGSWLDFEFDAKDLVYVRIDRRRKLLATILLKALKLTNQEILERFYETEIYKNKKNDIFQLQVIPRRLMGRVSPVEIESKGELIVKKGDRISARHIRKIESAKIKHLDMPKEALFGQVIAKDILDKSTGEIIIEANTVIDEDTMPVLDELNLPELETLYINDIESGPYIADTLRADSTTNEIEALVEIYRMMRPGEPPTKEAATTLFNNLFFNAERYDLSAVGRMKFNKRLGIEDLEGSSILSDEDILNTLKTLVSIRNGQGNVDDIDHLGNRRIRSVGEMVSNQYRIGLVRVERAVRERLATAEADDLGPQDLINAKPVSAAVKEFFGSSQLSQFMDQNNPLSEVTHKRRVSALGPGGLTRERAGFEVRDVHPTHYGRVCPIETPEGPNIGLINSLAAYARTNEYGFLESPFRKAENGKVLDSFHYLSAIEEGDYVIAQASALLDSSNKFTEELVPVRYKNEFSFMPPERVDYMDVSPQQAFSVAASLIPFLEHDDANRALMGSNMMRQAVPTLQAEKPLVGTGVERLVARDSGSCVTAARGGTIESIDASRIVVRVNEKEIQAGDSGVDIYNLIKYTRSNQNTCINQRPIVSLGDKINKNDILADGPSIDLGELSLGQNVRIAFMPWHGYNFEDSILISDKLVRDDKFTSIHIQELTCVARDTKLGPEEISADIPNVGDSALSKLDEFGIVHIGAEVKSGDILVGKVTPKGETQLSPEEKLLRAIFGEKASDVKDSSLRVSSGADGTVIDVHVFTRDGIEKDGRAESIEESQLAEIQKDIDDELKILEQAAFSRLESILVGKKVASGKGLKKGSTIKISDLEEISQDDWFKVRLENENANKQIENIAKSLKEYKEDLDIAFGKRKSKVTDGDDLAPGVLKIVKVYLAIKRRIQPGDKLAGRHGNKGVISVIMPEEDMPFDENGQPVDIVLNPLGVPSRMNVGQVLETHLGWAAKELGTKIGEMIDSEVKANEIRGLLSEIYEKDGSQDLSSLKDKEILDLAENLREGVPMATPVFDGAKESEVKSMLELAGLPSSGQTQLYDGRTGEKFDRKTTVGYMYILKLNHLIEDKMHARSTGSYSLVTQQPLGGKAQFGGQRFGEMEVWALEAYGAAHTLQEMLTVKSDDVAGRTKVYKNLVDGNFEMETGVPESFNVLTKEIRSLGIDIDLEQID, translated from the coding sequence ATGAGTTTTTCATATACTGAGAAAAAAAGAGTTAGAAGGAGTTTTGAAAAAATCTCTAGTGTTATGGAGCTTCCAAATCTACTTGCAACTCAAATCCAGTCTTATGACGCTTTTTTACAAAGATACGTAGACAATGAAAAAAGATTGAATGCTGGTCTGGAACAAGTCCTTAATTCAATCTTTCCTATCGAGAGCCATAATGGCTTCGCAAGGATGGAGTACTCTGGTTACACTTTAGGTGAACCTATTTTTAATGAAAGAGAATGCAAGCTTAAAGGAATAACTTATGAAATTTCTTTGCATATTAACTGTGATCTCTTTTTTATAGATAAAGACTCAGGAAAGCTTAAGGAAGGAAAGTCCCAAAGTGTTTATATGGGAACTGTTCCTCTTATGACCGATCATGGAACTTTCATAATTAACGGAACAGAAAGAGTTGTTGTTTCTCAGCTTCATAGATCTCCCGGTTTATTTTTTGATCATGATAAAGGAAAAGGTCACTCATCTGGAAAAGTTTTGTATGGTGCTAGAGTCATTCCTTACAGGGGCTCATGGTTAGATTTTGAGTTTGATGCCAAAGATTTAGTATACGTTCGAATAGATAGGCGAAGAAAGTTATTAGCTACGATTCTTTTAAAGGCCCTAAAACTTACTAATCAAGAGATTCTTGAAAGGTTTTATGAGACGGAAATTTATAAAAATAAAAAGAATGATATTTTCCAATTACAGGTCATACCTAGAAGACTTATGGGAAGAGTTTCTCCTGTAGAAATCGAGTCAAAAGGTGAACTAATCGTCAAAAAGGGAGATAGGATTAGCGCAAGGCACATAAGAAAAATTGAGAGTGCAAAAATAAAACACCTTGATATGCCTAAAGAGGCACTATTTGGGCAAGTTATTGCTAAAGATATCTTGGATAAGTCCACAGGTGAAATCATTATTGAAGCTAATACGGTTATTGATGAAGACACCATGCCTGTTCTTGATGAATTAAATCTGCCTGAACTCGAGACTTTATATATCAATGATATTGAATCAGGACCCTATATTGCTGACACCCTAAGAGCTGATTCAACAACTAATGAAATTGAAGCTTTGGTGGAAATTTATAGGATGATGAGACCAGGGGAGCCTCCAACTAAGGAAGCTGCAACTACCTTATTCAATAACCTATTTTTTAATGCTGAAAGATATGATCTATCTGCCGTTGGAAGAATGAAATTCAATAAAAGGTTAGGAATTGAGGATCTAGAAGGTAGTAGTATTTTAAGTGATGAAGATATTTTAAATACTTTAAAGACCTTGGTATCGATCAGAAATGGACAAGGAAATGTTGATGATATCGATCATCTGGGAAATAGAAGAATTAGATCCGTAGGTGAAATGGTTTCAAATCAATACAGAATAGGACTTGTGAGAGTAGAAAGAGCTGTAAGAGAGAGGTTGGCAACTGCTGAAGCTGATGATTTAGGACCACAAGATTTAATAAATGCTAAGCCTGTATCTGCAGCTGTCAAAGAGTTTTTTGGGTCAAGTCAATTATCTCAATTTATGGATCAAAATAATCCTTTGTCTGAAGTAACACACAAAAGAAGAGTTTCCGCATTAGGTCCAGGTGGCCTTACACGAGAAAGAGCAGGATTTGAAGTTAGAGATGTTCATCCAACTCACTACGGCAGGGTTTGTCCTATAGAGACACCTGAAGGCCCTAATATAGGCTTGATAAATTCTTTAGCTGCGTATGCAAGAACCAACGAGTATGGGTTCTTAGAAAGTCCTTTCAGAAAGGCTGAGAATGGAAAAGTCCTTGATAGTTTCCATTATCTTTCAGCAATAGAGGAAGGAGATTACGTAATAGCACAAGCAAGCGCTTTATTGGATTCTTCCAATAAATTTACAGAAGAACTGGTTCCTGTTAGATATAAAAATGAATTCTCTTTCATGCCTCCTGAACGAGTGGATTATATGGATGTGTCCCCTCAACAAGCTTTCTCAGTTGCTGCTTCCCTAATTCCCTTCTTAGAGCATGACGACGCTAATAGGGCATTAATGGGTTCTAATATGATGAGACAGGCAGTACCTACTTTACAAGCAGAGAAGCCTCTAGTTGGTACAGGTGTTGAAAGATTAGTTGCTAGAGACTCTGGTTCATGTGTTACGGCAGCAAGAGGAGGAACAATAGAAAGTATAGACGCAAGTAGAATTGTGGTAAGAGTTAATGAAAAAGAAATCCAAGCTGGTGATTCTGGAGTTGATATATATAACTTAATCAAATACACACGTTCTAACCAAAATACTTGTATAAATCAGAGACCGATTGTTTCATTGGGAGATAAAATTAATAAGAATGATATCTTGGCTGATGGCCCTTCGATTGATCTAGGAGAATTATCATTAGGTCAGAATGTAAGGATTGCTTTTATGCCTTGGCATGGTTACAACTTTGAAGACTCAATTCTTATTTCAGATAAGCTTGTCAGAGACGATAAATTTACCAGCATTCACATACAAGAATTAACTTGTGTGGCTAGAGATACCAAATTAGGACCTGAAGAAATTTCAGCTGATATACCTAATGTTGGAGATAGCGCCCTTTCAAAGTTAGATGAATTTGGAATTGTACATATTGGAGCCGAGGTTAAGTCAGGTGATATTTTAGTCGGTAAAGTAACTCCAAAAGGTGAAACACAATTAAGCCCAGAAGAAAAACTGCTTAGAGCAATTTTTGGTGAGAAAGCTTCTGATGTAAAGGATAGTTCCTTGAGAGTTTCCTCAGGCGCAGATGGTACTGTTATAGATGTACATGTATTTACGAGGGATGGAATAGAAAAAGACGGCCGAGCAGAATCTATCGAAGAATCACAATTAGCTGAAATTCAAAAAGATATAGATGATGAATTAAAAATTCTTGAACAAGCAGCATTCTCTCGCCTAGAGTCTATTTTAGTTGGAAAAAAAGTAGCATCAGGCAAAGGATTAAAAAAAGGCTCAACAATTAAAATTTCTGATCTAGAAGAAATATCTCAAGATGATTGGTTCAAGGTTAGACTTGAAAATGAAAATGCAAATAAACAAATTGAAAATATTGCTAAGAGCCTAAAAGAGTATAAAGAAGATTTGGACATAGCATTTGGAAAAAGAAAATCCAAAGTCACAGATGGCGATGATTTAGCACCTGGTGTTCTAAAAATAGTTAAAGTTTATTTGGCTATCAAGAGAAGAATTCAGCCAGGAGATAAGCTCGCTGGAAGACACGGAAATAAAGGTGTTATTTCTGTAATTATGCCTGAGGAAGATATGCCTTTTGATGAAAATGGACAGCCAGTAGATATTGTTCTCAATCCACTAGGAGTCCCATCTAGAATGAATGTAGGTCAAGTTTTAGAAACTCACTTGGGATGGGCCGCAAAAGAATTAGGAACCAAGATTGGAGAGATGATCGACTCTGAAGTGAAAGCTAATGAGATTAGAGGACTTCTTTCAGAGATTTATGAAAAAGATGGGTCTCAAGATCTTAGCTCATTAAAAGATAAGGAAATATTAGATTTAGCAGAAAATCTCAGAGAGGGCGTGCCAATGGCCACTCCAGTATTTGATGGGGCTAAAGAATCAGAAGTAAAATCTATGCTTGAGCTCGCCGGCTTACCTTCTAGCGGACAAACACAACTTTATGACGGAAGAACTGGTGAGAAGTTTGATAGAAAAACTACTGTAGGTTACATGTATATCCTTAAATTAAATCATTTAATTGAAGACAAAATGCACGCACGATCTACAGGTAGTTACAGTCTTGTTACTCAGCAACCTCTTGGAGGAAAGGCTCAGTTTGGTGGGCAGAGGTTCGGTGAAATGGAAGTTTGGGCTCTCGAGGCTTACGGAGCTGCTCACACGCTACAAGAAATGCTAACTGTTAAATCAGACGATGTTGCGGGTAGAACTAAAGTCTACAAGAATTTAGTTGACGGAAATTTTGAAATGGAAACAGGTGTTCCTGAATCATTTAATGTTCTTACTAAAGAGATTAGATCTTTAGGAATTGATATTGATTTAGAACAGATTGACTAG
- the rplA gene encoding 50S ribosomal protein L1, whose product MTQSKRKQYINSLEEKKYNVSEAMEFIQASPKVNFNESIDVAINLGVDPTKSDQNVRGATTLPAGSGKPCRVAVFVEGDQASAAKEAGADTVGMEDLAEEIKKGEVEYDVIIATPDTMKIVSPLGKVLGPKGTMPNPKTGTVTKDVASAVKNAKAGQIRYRTDKGAIIHGRIGDISYTPEQIKQNLETLLDDLKRNKPPSAKGVFIKKATLSSTMGAGVEIDLSSLVF is encoded by the coding sequence ATGACTCAGAGTAAAAGAAAACAATACATCAACTCTTTAGAAGAAAAAAAATATAATGTCTCAGAGGCAATGGAATTCATTCAAGCCTCTCCAAAAGTTAATTTCAACGAATCAATTGATGTAGCCATTAATTTGGGTGTCGATCCTACTAAGTCAGATCAAAATGTTAGAGGCGCTACAACTTTGCCAGCAGGTTCAGGAAAGCCTTGTAGAGTAGCTGTTTTTGTAGAAGGCGATCAAGCTTCTGCCGCAAAAGAAGCCGGTGCTGATACCGTCGGTATGGAAGACCTCGCAGAAGAAATTAAAAAAGGTGAAGTTGAATATGATGTCATCATAGCTACACCAGATACTATGAAAATTGTTAGTCCTCTAGGAAAGGTTTTGGGCCCAAAAGGAACTATGCCCAATCCTAAAACAGGCACAGTCACAAAAGATGTAGCCTCTGCAGTGAAAAATGCGAAAGCAGGACAAATTAGATATAGAACTGATAAAGGTGCAATTATTCATGGAAGAATCGGGGATATTAGCTACACACCTGAACAGATTAAACAGAACTTAGAAACGCTTTTAGATGATTTGAAGAGGAATAAGCCCCCTTCAGCTAAAGGTGTTTTTATTAAAAAAGCAACTCTCTCTTCCACTATGGGAGCTGGAGTTGAAATTGATTTATCTTCTTTAGTCTTTTAA